A region of the Deltaproteobacteria bacterium genome:
CTGCACGTCCTTGGAGCAAGGGTCGAACTCCTCTCCCAAAACGCCAGAAGGGTCATGAACCTCGATGAATTCATCCTCGGCCCGGGCAAGACCGCTCTACGCCCCAGGGAAATCTTGACCCGGATTCTCGTTCCCCCCACCCGGCACTTTCAAGTCCAACACTTCGAGAAGGTCGGCCAGCGCAAGGCCATGGCCATCGCCGTGGTCAGCCTGGCCAGCCTGTTCCGCCTTGGCCCCCGGGGCCTGATCGAGAAGGCCCGCCTGGCCCTGGGCAGCGTGGGGCCGACAATCATCCGGCCAGCCGAGGCCGAAGCCTCCCTGATCGGCCGCAAGCTCTCCCCGGCCGCCTTGGCTCAGGCCGCTCGTCTGGTCCGGAAGGCGATCCGACCCATCGACGACATCCGGGCCTCTGCCGAGTACCGACGGCAGACGGCCGGGAATCTGGTCATGAGACTGGCAGAAAACGAATATGCGAAAAATTTCAAAAAAACCGATAAGTTGCTTTGCAACTAGGCTGAGCTTTCGCGAAGAATACTTCCGATCAGGCTCCGTACAACCAGGGCCGCCAGCACCGGCAGAACGGCAAAGACGAAAAAAAGTTCTGAGGATTCAAGGCCATAAGCCAGAAACATTCCGGCCAATACCGGGCCAAGAACATATCCGCCGTCCATGGCCGAAAGCATGACATTTGTGTTTACCCCTCGCAGATGCTGGGGTGAAACATCAAACATCGCTGAACTGAAAAGCGGAAAGATGAACCCGAGACAGATTCCGTACACGGCGGCAAGAGCCAGAATGAAATCTGGCTGGGAGGCCAGGGCGAACAAAACCATGCAGAGGGCCAGGAGTCCGAGAAATATGGCCAACAAAGTGGCCTTGTTGCCCCGGTCCAAAAGCGCGCCGCACACGACTCGG
Encoded here:
- a CDS encoding xanthine dehydrogenase family protein subunit M, yielding LHVLGARVELLSQNARRVMNLDEFILGPGKTALRPREILTRILVPPTRHFQVQHFEKVGQRKAMAIAVVSLASLFRLGPRGLIEKARLALGSVGPTIIRPAEAEASLIGRKLSPAALAQAARLVRKAIRPIDDIRASAEYRRQTAGNLVMRLAENEYAKNFKKTDKLLCN